In Pseudomonas sp. GCEP-101, one DNA window encodes the following:
- a CDS encoding class I SAM-dependent methyltransferase, which yields MAERIRADSAHITPSAHYTGYVWYRHHLADPAFATAFGRWVHGCVAPINWGARIGFGLNIEDFLLQRHLLIDARLTQAIESRGVAQVVEIACGLSPRGRRFRERYPHLTYLEADLPPMAARKSALLQEQGWLDGKHRVRAVDILAEQGEQSLAALLSELDPDRPVVVITEGLVNYFQRPVIEDFWRRLASALRLFPEATYLTELYPDLREHPRYRQIRWGVGLIGRLTRGGYPLHYRSAAEIEQAFTGCGFGRVEVLDPQVDGAGLGLPKGRMPSLVRVIEARVQGLS from the coding sequence ATGGCTGAACGGATCCGGGCCGACAGCGCCCACATCACCCCCAGCGCGCACTACACCGGTTACGTCTGGTACCGGCACCACCTGGCCGACCCGGCCTTCGCCACGGCGTTCGGGCGCTGGGTGCACGGCTGCGTGGCGCCGATCAACTGGGGCGCGCGGATCGGTTTCGGGCTGAATATCGAAGATTTCCTGTTACAACGTCACCTGCTCATCGATGCCCGGCTGACCCAGGCCATCGAGTCGCGCGGCGTCGCCCAGGTGGTGGAGATCGCCTGCGGTCTGTCGCCTCGCGGCCGGCGCTTCCGCGAGCGCTATCCACACCTGACCTACCTGGAGGCCGACCTGCCGCCGATGGCCGCGCGCAAGTCCGCGCTGCTGCAGGAGCAGGGCTGGCTGGACGGCAAGCACCGCGTGCGGGCGGTGGATATCCTCGCCGAGCAGGGCGAACAGAGCCTGGCGGCGCTGCTGTCGGAGCTGGACCCGGATCGCCCCGTGGTGGTGATCACGGAAGGGCTGGTGAACTACTTCCAGCGTCCGGTGATCGAGGATTTCTGGCGCCGGCTGGCCTCGGCCTTGCGGCTGTTCCCGGAGGCGACCTACCTGACCGAGCTTTACCCGGACTTGCGCGAGCACCCGCGCTACCGGCAGATCCGCTGGGGCGTCGGGCTGATCGGGCGGCTGACCCGCGGCGGCTATCCGCTGCACTACCGCAGCGCGGCGGAGATCGAACAGGCCTTCACGGGCTGCGGGTTTGGCCGGGTGGAGGTGCTCGATCCGCAGGTGGACGGCGCGGGGCTGGGCTTGCCCAAGGGGCGGATGCCGAGCCTGGTGCGGGTGATCGAGGCGCGGGTGCAGGGCTTGAGCTGA
- a CDS encoding DNA-3-methyladenine glycosylase, with protein sequence MPAEPNLSLPWPEANPLPDAFFNRDALTVARELLGKVIRHRVGDLWLSARIIETEAYYLDEKGSHASLGYTEKRKALFLDGGHIYMYYARGGDSLNFSAGGPGNAVLIKSGHPWLDRISGDAALARMRQLNPAADGSERAPGKLCAGQTLLCRALGLKVPEWDARRFDPQRLFVDDIGERPAQVIQAARLGIPHGRDEHLMYRFVDAAFAPFCTRNPLRRGQVEGHDYYLLEPQDDSRR encoded by the coding sequence ATGCCCGCCGAACCCAACCTAAGTTTGCCCTGGCCCGAGGCCAACCCGCTGCCGGACGCCTTCTTCAACCGCGACGCGCTCACCGTCGCCCGCGAGCTGCTGGGCAAGGTGATCCGCCACCGCGTCGGCGACCTCTGGCTGTCGGCACGGATCATCGAAACCGAGGCCTACTACCTGGACGAAAAGGGCAGCCACGCCTCCCTCGGCTACACCGAGAAGCGCAAGGCGCTGTTCCTCGATGGCGGCCACATCTATATGTATTACGCCCGCGGCGGCGACTCGCTGAACTTCAGCGCCGGCGGGCCGGGCAATGCGGTGCTGATCAAGTCCGGCCACCCCTGGCTGGACCGTATCTCCGGCGACGCCGCCCTGGCCCGCATGCGCCAGCTCAACCCGGCGGCAGACGGCAGCGAACGCGCGCCGGGCAAGCTGTGCGCCGGCCAGACCCTGCTCTGCCGCGCCCTGGGCCTGAAGGTGCCGGAGTGGGACGCCCGCCGTTTCGACCCGCAGCGCCTGTTCGTCGACGATATCGGCGAACGCCCCGCGCAGGTCATCCAGGCCGCACGCCTGGGGATTCCCCACGGCCGCGACGAACACCTGATGTACCGCTTCGTCGACGCCGCCTTCGCGCCCTTCTGCACGCGCAACCCCTTGCGCCGCGGGCAGGTCGAAGGTCACGACTACTATCTGCTCGAACCCCAGGACGACTCCCGCCGATGA
- the nadD gene encoding nicotinate-nucleotide adenylyltransferase, whose translation MNKARSRRVGLFGGTFDPVHIGHLRSALEMAEQFEFDELRLIPNFRPPHRDTPQVKPAQRLAMVELAVAGVAPLVVDDRELKRDKPSYTIDTLESLRGELDEQDQLFLLVGWDAFCGLPTWHRWEALLEHCHIVVLQRPDADSEPPEDLRDLLAARSVADPKAMTGPAGQITFVWQTPLAVSATQIRQLLSQGRSVRYLVPDAVLNYIEAHGLYQAPH comes from the coding sequence ATGAACAAGGCGCGTTCCCGTCGGGTCGGTCTGTTCGGCGGCACCTTCGACCCGGTGCACATCGGCCATCTGCGCAGTGCGCTGGAGATGGCCGAGCAGTTCGAGTTCGACGAACTGCGCCTGATCCCCAACTTCCGCCCGCCGCACCGTGACACCCCGCAGGTGAAACCGGCGCAGCGGCTGGCGATGGTCGAACTGGCAGTAGCCGGTGTGGCCCCGCTGGTGGTCGACGACCGCGAGCTGAAGCGCGACAAACCCTCCTACACCATCGACACCCTGGAGTCGCTGCGTGGGGAGCTGGATGAGCAGGACCAGTTGTTCCTGCTGGTTGGCTGGGACGCATTCTGCGGCCTGCCGACCTGGCATCGCTGGGAAGCGCTGCTGGAGCACTGTCATATCGTCGTGCTGCAGCGCCCGGATGCCGACAGCGAGCCGCCGGAAGACCTGCGCGACCTGCTGGCGGCGCGCAGTGTTGCCGACCCGAAGGCGATGACCGGCCCCGCCGGGCAGATCACCTTCGTCTGGCAGACGCCGCTGGCGGTTTCGGCCACCCAGATCCGCCAACTCCTGTCGCAGGGGCGCTCGGTGCGCTACCTGGTGCCGGACGCGGTATTGAACTATATCGAGGCGCACGGCCTGTACCAGGCGCCCCACTGA
- a CDS encoding putative quinol monooxygenase — protein MSLTLIAIIRAKPGRADSLQERLHGLLAPSRAEAGCLQYDLHRDLKDADLIYMIEQWRDEEALAEHEATPHFQAFVKAAEADLAELDIRLMNRID, from the coding sequence ATGAGCCTGACCCTGATTGCCATCATTCGCGCCAAACCCGGCCGCGCCGACAGCCTGCAGGAGCGCCTGCACGGCCTGCTCGCACCGTCCCGCGCCGAGGCCGGCTGCCTGCAGTACGACCTGCACCGCGACCTCAAGGACGCCGACCTGATCTACATGATCGAGCAATGGCGCGACGAGGAGGCCCTGGCCGAGCACGAGGCCACGCCGCATTTCCAGGCCTTCGTGAAGGCCGCCGAAGCGGACCTGGCGGAACTCGACATCCGCCTGATGAACCGCATCGACTGA
- a CDS encoding bifunctional DedA family/phosphatase PAP2 family protein gives MDLAAFNAWMATHPQWLALVLFLVAFLECAAVIGIILPGVVMLFAIAVLAGSGALGLGETLALAFFGGLLGDLSSYWIGRHFHQDIRRLPVLRHHPEWMASAEGFFHRYGVASLLVGRFIGALRPFLPMIAGMLDMPFGRFLAVSIVAAAGWSIAYLVPGWATGAAMRLPLPDGFWPEAGVVAACIAAVFALIIHAELSKERNAPLIGAAGCFALLIALLVGWPHLDALDKGLMALVQEHRQAWLDHVAVAVTRVGDFRTQFIAGALLAVLLAALRLWRHAIFAAGTMVGTALLNTTLKHLFSRARPEVIADPLSAFSMPSGHASASFAFFLVLGVLASREKSPRVRLAWMLLAVIPAACIALSRVYLGAHWPSDVIAGALLGASVCAASLWISQRRSELPALAPRIWWSLLPTAMVLLAVASAWGLSAAIHRYTPL, from the coding sequence ATCGATCTCGCCGCCTTCAACGCCTGGATGGCGACCCACCCGCAATGGCTCGCCCTGGTCCTGTTCCTGGTCGCCTTCCTCGAATGCGCCGCCGTCATCGGCATCATCCTGCCCGGCGTGGTGATGCTCTTCGCCATCGCCGTGCTGGCCGGCAGCGGCGCCCTGGGGCTGGGGGAAACCCTGGCGCTGGCGTTCTTCGGCGGGCTGCTGGGCGACCTGTCGTCGTACTGGATCGGCCGCCACTTCCACCAGGACATCCGCCGCCTGCCGGTACTGCGCCATCATCCGGAATGGATGGCCAGCGCCGAAGGCTTCTTCCACCGCTACGGCGTCGCCAGCCTGCTGGTCGGCCGCTTCATCGGCGCGCTGCGGCCGTTCCTGCCGATGATCGCCGGCATGCTCGACATGCCCTTCGGCCGTTTCCTGGCGGTCTCCATCGTCGCGGCCGCCGGCTGGTCCATCGCCTACCTGGTGCCCGGCTGGGCCACTGGCGCGGCCATGCGCCTGCCGCTGCCGGACGGTTTCTGGCCGGAGGCCGGGGTGGTCGCCGCCTGTATCGCCGCGGTGTTCGCCCTGATCATCCACGCCGAACTGAGCAAGGAGCGCAACGCCCCGCTGATCGGCGCCGCGGGCTGTTTCGCCCTGCTGATCGCCCTGCTGGTCGGCTGGCCGCACCTCGATGCGCTGGACAAGGGTCTGATGGCCCTGGTGCAGGAACATCGCCAAGCCTGGCTGGACCACGTGGCGGTGGCCGTGACCCGGGTCGGCGACTTCCGCACCCAGTTCATTGCCGGCGCGCTGCTGGCGGTGCTGCTGGCCGCACTGCGGCTGTGGCGCCATGCCATCTTCGCCGCCGGCACCATGGTCGGCACCGCGCTGCTCAACACCACGCTCAAGCACCTGTTCAGCCGCGCCCGCCCGGAGGTAATCGCCGACCCGCTGTCCGCCTTCAGCATGCCCAGCGGCCACGCCTCCGCGTCCTTCGCGTTCTTCCTGGTGCTCGGCGTGCTGGCCAGCCGGGAGAAATCCCCGCGCGTGCGCCTGGCCTGGATGCTGCTGGCGGTCATCCCCGCCGCCTGCATCGCCCTGTCCCGCGTGTACCTGGGCGCGCACTGGCCCAGCGATGTCATCGCCGGCGCGCTGCTCGGCGCCTCGGTGTGCGCCGCCAGCCTGTGGATAAGTCAGCGCCGCAGCGAGTTGCCGGCCCTGGCGCCGCGCATCTGGTGGAGCCTGCTGCCGACCGCCATGGTGCTGCTGGCAGTGGCCAGCGCCTGGGGCCTGTCGGCGGCGATCCACCGCTACACGCCGCTCTGA
- a CDS encoding glutamate-5-semialdehyde dehydrogenase produces the protein MTESVLDYMSRLGRAAREASRVVARATTAQKNKALLAAADALDAARAQLTDANEQDLANGRANGLEPAMLDRLALTPARIDDMIEGLRQVASLPDPIGEIRDMRYVPSGIQLGKMRVPLGVVGIIYESRPNVTIDAASLCLKSGNATILRGGSEAIHSNQAIAACIQKGLAEAGLPASAVQVVETTDRAAVGALITMPQYVDVIVPRGGKGLIERISRDAKVPVIKHLDGICHVYIDVAADLDKAIRVADNAKTQRYAPCNTMETLLVHAGIADRVLPPLAAIYRDKGVELRGDAATRALLGADVLEATEQDWRTEYNAPILSIRIVDGLDAAIEHINTYGSQHTDAIVTENFTDARRFLTEVDSASVMVNASTRFADGFEYGLGAEIGISTDKLHARGPVGLEGLTSEKYVVFGDGHVRT, from the coding sequence ATGACCGAGTCCGTTCTCGACTATATGAGCCGCCTGGGCCGCGCCGCCCGTGAAGCGTCGCGCGTTGTCGCGCGCGCCACGACCGCGCAGAAGAACAAAGCCCTGCTGGCCGCCGCCGATGCCCTGGACGCCGCCCGCGCCCAACTGACCGACGCCAACGAACAGGATCTGGCCAATGGCCGTGCCAATGGTCTTGAGCCAGCCATGCTCGACCGCCTGGCCCTGACCCCGGCGCGCATCGACGACATGATCGAGGGCCTGCGCCAGGTCGCCTCGCTGCCGGACCCGATCGGTGAAATCCGCGACATGCGCTACGTGCCGTCCGGTATCCAGCTGGGCAAGATGCGCGTGCCGCTGGGCGTGGTGGGGATCATCTACGAATCCCGTCCGAACGTGACCATCGACGCCGCCAGCCTGTGCCTGAAGTCCGGCAACGCGACCATCCTGCGTGGCGGTTCCGAGGCGATCCATTCCAACCAGGCCATCGCTGCGTGCATCCAGAAGGGCCTGGCCGAAGCCGGCCTGCCGGCCAGCGCCGTGCAGGTGGTGGAAACCACCGACCGCGCCGCCGTCGGCGCGCTGATCACCATGCCCCAGTACGTGGACGTCATCGTTCCGCGCGGCGGCAAGGGCCTGATCGAGCGCATCAGCCGCGACGCCAAGGTCCCGGTGATCAAGCACCTGGACGGCATCTGCCACGTCTACATCGACGTCGCCGCCGACCTGGACAAGGCGATCCGCGTCGCGGACAACGCCAAGACCCAGCGCTACGCGCCGTGCAACACCATGGAAACGCTGCTGGTGCATGCCGGCATCGCCGACCGCGTGCTGCCGCCGCTGGCCGCCATCTACCGCGACAAGGGCGTGGAGCTGCGCGGCGACGCCGCCACCCGCGCGCTGCTGGGCGCCGACGTGCTGGAAGCCACCGAGCAGGACTGGCGCACCGAGTACAACGCGCCGATCCTGTCGATCCGCATCGTCGACGGCCTCGACGCCGCCATCGAGCACATCAACACCTATGGCTCGCAGCACACCGACGCGATCGTCACCGAGAACTTCACCGACGCCCGGCGCTTCCTCACCGAAGTGGACTCGGCCTCGGTCATGGTCAATGCCTCCACCCGTTTCGCCGATGGCTTCGAGTACGGCCTGGGCGCGGAGATCGGCATCTCCACCGACAAGCTGCACGCCCGCGGCCCGGTTGGCCTGGAAGGCCTGACCAGCGAGAAGTACGTGGTGTTCGGCGACGGGCACGTGCGGACCTGA
- a CDS encoding alpha/beta fold hydrolase — protein sequence MRYRTDYSAQSLTAAPAVLELDGWQLHYQAFSSREDDSRPPVLLLGGAFQSFRSFASEVSELLAGHPVILLDLPSQGGNLQLAPQLSLEDLADLIAAFAETLQLPPLMPIGLSYGSALAALFAARHPARCGRLLLAGITAFGRPGARALLVEALARLELGEQTPFAHGVLTGLINPLRLADTGVSPVFRKALLRQLQRLTPAEIERYRQNSQRLLAFGGFDRHPQCPTLVLAGEYDHFTQPWEHAEFAHACANAEFALIHNADHLAQFERRDACARLYNPFLRGEALPRSAAGSTRFQRQQLLHLERRFEPRLAPADSRAVLRNGDGGQWRCELTELGYFGGLLRVELPAERPARGWKLSAAGLPELDILPLRYSGEGLAFIFAHGDPQASAALAAMVVPMQRGAWAA from the coding sequence ATGCGCTATCGCACCGATTACAGCGCCCAGTCCCTGACCGCCGCCCCGGCGGTGCTGGAACTGGACGGTTGGCAACTGCACTACCAGGCCTTTTCGTCGCGCGAGGATGACAGCCGCCCGCCGGTCCTGCTGCTGGGCGGCGCGTTCCAGAGCTTCCGCTCCTTCGCCAGCGAGGTCTCGGAGCTGCTCGCCGGGCACCCGGTGATCCTGCTCGACCTGCCCAGCCAGGGCGGCAACCTGCAACTGGCGCCGCAGCTGAGCCTGGAAGACCTGGCCGACCTGATCGCCGCCTTCGCCGAGACCCTGCAACTGCCGCCACTGATGCCCATCGGGCTGTCCTATGGCTCGGCCCTGGCCGCGCTGTTCGCCGCCCGGCACCCGGCGCGCTGCGGTCGCCTGCTGCTGGCCGGCATCACCGCCTTCGGCCGCCCCGGCGCCCGCGCCCTGCTGGTGGAAGCCCTGGCGCGGCTGGAACTGGGCGAGCAGACGCCGTTCGCCCACGGCGTGCTCACCGGGCTGATCAATCCGCTGCGCCTGGCCGATACCGGCGTCTCCCCGGTGTTCCGCAAGGCCCTGCTGCGTCAGTTGCAGCGGCTGACCCCGGCGGAAATCGAGCGCTACCGGCAGAACAGCCAGCGCCTGCTGGCCTTTGGCGGCTTCGACCGCCATCCGCAATGCCCGACCCTGGTGCTGGCCGGCGAGTACGACCATTTCACCCAGCCCTGGGAACACGCCGAATTCGCCCATGCCTGCGCGAACGCCGAGTTCGCGCTGATCCACAACGCCGACCACCTGGCCCAGTTCGAACGCCGCGATGCCTGCGCGCGGCTGTACAACCCCTTCCTGCGTGGCGAAGCATTGCCGCGCAGCGCCGCCGGCAGCACGCGCTTTCAGCGCCAGCAACTGCTGCACCTGGAACGCCGCTTCGAACCGCGCCTGGCCCCGGCCGACAGCCGAGCCGTGCTGCGCAACGGTGACGGTGGCCAATGGCGCTGCGAACTGACGGAGCTGGGCTATTTCGGCGGGCTGCTGCGCGTCGAGCTGCCGGCCGAGCGCCCGGCGCGCGGCTGGAAACTGAGCGCCGCCGGCCTGCCGGAACTGGACATCCTGCCGCTGCGCTACAGCGGCGAAGGCCTGGCGTTCATCTTCGCCCACGGCGACCCGCAGGCCAGCGCGGCGCTGGCGGCGATGGTGGTGCCGATGCAGCGAGGGGCGTGGGCGGCGTGA
- the rsfS gene encoding ribosome silencing factor — protein MQTEQLVELAIAALEDLKAQDIVVIDVREKTSITDAMVIATGASSRQVKSLADNVLEKVKEQGVRPIGSEGQEGGEWVLIDLANVVVHVMQPATRQFYDLERLWQGAEQSRAQHSAE, from the coding sequence ATGCAAACCGAACAACTGGTCGAGCTGGCCATCGCCGCTCTGGAAGATCTCAAGGCGCAGGACATCGTCGTCATCGACGTGCGCGAGAAAACCAGCATCACCGACGCCATGGTCATCGCCACCGGCGCCTCCAGCCGTCAGGTCAAGTCGCTGGCCGACAACGTCCTGGAGAAGGTCAAGGAACAGGGCGTGCGCCCAATCGGCAGCGAAGGCCAGGAAGGCGGCGAGTGGGTCCTGATCGACCTCGCCAACGTCGTGGTCCACGTCATGCAGCCGGCCACCCGCCAGTTCTACGACCTCGAGCGCCTGTGGCAGGGCGCCGAGCAGAGCCGCGCCCAGCACAGCGCCGAGTAA
- a CDS encoding LysR family transcriptional regulator: MLRFDDLQIFVRTAERGSLSAAARELELSPAVASAALKRLESELDVRLFARSTRSLRLTAEGELYLAHARAALQSLDDGRQLLAGGKSEIAGNFQVSAPSDFGRNVLLPWLDEFQALHPRMNLRLLISDRQVDLYRQPVDVAFRLGLPGDSNLVALPLAPDNRRVLCAAPEYFARHGKPTHPDDLQRHNCLLYMLGGRAHERWRFSDSRKQHEVTVSGDRLCDDADVVRRWAVAGQGLVYKSWLDVAADVRAGRLEVALADYLGEATPMNLFCTHRAQLSRAVTQLREFVQLRCAEHMRGCPWA; this comes from the coding sequence ATGCTGCGTTTCGACGACCTGCAGATCTTCGTCCGCACCGCCGAGCGCGGCAGCCTCTCGGCGGCTGCCCGCGAGCTGGAGCTGTCGCCAGCTGTGGCCAGCGCGGCGCTCAAGCGCCTGGAAAGCGAGCTGGATGTGCGCCTGTTCGCCCGCTCCACCCGCAGCCTGCGCCTGACCGCCGAGGGCGAGCTGTACCTGGCCCACGCCCGCGCCGCGTTGCAGAGCCTGGACGACGGACGCCAGTTGCTCGCCGGTGGCAAGAGCGAGATCGCCGGGAATTTCCAGGTCTCGGCGCCGTCGGATTTCGGCCGCAATGTGCTGCTGCCCTGGCTCGACGAATTCCAGGCGCTGCACCCGCGGATGAACCTGCGCCTGCTGATCAGCGATCGCCAGGTCGATCTCTACCGCCAGCCGGTGGACGTGGCCTTCCGCCTCGGCCTGCCGGGCGACTCGAACCTGGTGGCGCTGCCGCTGGCGCCGGACAACCGCCGGGTGCTGTGCGCCGCGCCGGAGTATTTCGCCCGCCACGGCAAGCCCACGCACCCGGACGACCTGCAACGGCACAACTGCCTGCTCTACATGCTCGGCGGCCGCGCCCACGAACGCTGGCGCTTCAGCGACAGCCGCAAGCAGCACGAGGTGACGGTGAGCGGCGACCGCCTCTGCGACGACGCCGACGTGGTGCGGCGCTGGGCCGTGGCGGGGCAGGGGCTGGTGTACAAGTCCTGGCTGGACGTGGCGGCCGACGTGCGCGCCGGCCGGCTGGAGGTGGCGCTGGCGGATTACCTGGGCGAGGCCACCCCGATGAACCTGTTCTGCACCCACCGCGCCCAGCTCAGCCGGGCGGTGACGCAGCTGCGCGAATTCGTCCAGCTGCGCTGCGCCGAGCACATGCGCGGCTGCCCCTGGGCCTGA
- the rlmH gene encoding 23S rRNA (pseudouridine(1915)-N(3))-methyltransferase RlmH codes for MRLRLIAVGSRMPRWVEEGWAEYVKRLPSELSLELVEIPLNTRGKNADVARLIRQEGEAMLSKVQPGERIVTLEVEGKPWSTPQLAQELDRWRLDARTVNLMVGGPEGLAPEVCARSEQRWSLSPLTLPHPLVRILVGEQIYRAWTVLSGHPYHK; via the coding sequence GTGCGTCTGCGTCTGATCGCGGTCGGCTCGCGCATGCCGCGCTGGGTGGAAGAGGGCTGGGCCGAGTACGTCAAGCGGCTGCCCTCGGAGCTGTCCCTGGAACTGGTGGAAATCCCGCTGAACACGCGCGGCAAGAACGCCGACGTGGCGCGGCTGATCCGCCAGGAAGGCGAGGCCATGCTGAGCAAGGTCCAGCCTGGGGAACGCATCGTCACCCTGGAAGTCGAAGGCAAGCCCTGGAGCACCCCCCAGCTGGCGCAGGAACTCGACCGTTGGCGCCTGGACGCGCGCACCGTCAACCTCATGGTCGGCGGGCCGGAAGGCCTGGCGCCGGAGGTCTGCGCGCGCAGCGAGCAGCGTTGGTCGCTGTCGCCGCTGACCCTGCCGCACCCGCTGGTGCGGATCCTGGTCGGCGAGCAGATCTACCGCGCCTGGACGGTTCTGTCCGGGCACCCCTACCACAAGTAG
- the mrdA gene encoding penicillin-binding protein 2 yields MPQPIQLKDHEKDARLVRARVIVGGVAIFLLALVLVARMYHLQVTQYDYHSTLSENNRVHVQPIPPNRGLIFDRNGVIIADNRPSFSLTITRERTENLQDTLKALVDILGLTEEDKAIFEKRMKQGRRPFEPAPIMFELSEEQIARIAVNQYRLPGVDVTAQFVRHYPLGEHFAHSVGYVGRINEAELKKLDPVAYSGTHHIGKTGVEKFYEDALHGTVGYEEVETNARGRVLRVLKRTEPVSGRDIVLSIDSKLQAAAEAALAGRRGAIVAIQPSTGDVLAMVSQPSYDPNLFVTGISFKDYAALRDSEDRPLYNRVLRGLYPPGSTVKPAVAIAGLDAGVVTPTSRVFDPGYYQLPNYDHKYRNWNRTGDGWVTLETAIMRSNDTYFYDLAHKLGIDRLHDYMSEFGFGQRVALDMYGEAEGLMPSRQWKRALRRQAWFPGETLILGIGQGYMQATPLQLAQMTALIANRGKWIRPHLAKTIDGKPPVDGEPMPDIVLKDPNNWNLVDYGMQQVVHGARGTAHKVGATSVYRIAGKSGTAQVVAIKQGEKYNRSKLLERHRDHALFVGFAPADNPQIAVAVMVENGESGSGVAAPVLKAVTDAWLLDESGRLKPEYAPQATAEAPKP; encoded by the coding sequence ATGCCGCAGCCGATACAGCTCAAGGACCACGAGAAGGACGCCCGTCTGGTCCGCGCCCGCGTCATCGTCGGCGGGGTGGCGATCTTCCTGCTCGCCCTGGTGCTGGTGGCGCGCATGTATCACCTGCAGGTGACGCAGTACGACTACCACTCGACGCTGTCGGAGAACAACCGCGTCCACGTGCAGCCGATTCCGCCCAATCGCGGGCTGATCTTCGACCGCAACGGGGTGATCATCGCCGACAACCGTCCCAGCTTCAGCCTGACCATCACCCGCGAGCGCACCGAGAACCTGCAGGACACGCTCAAGGCGCTGGTGGACATCCTCGGTCTGACCGAGGAAGACAAGGCCATCTTCGAGAAGCGCATGAAGCAGGGGCGCCGGCCGTTCGAGCCGGCGCCGATCATGTTCGAGCTGTCCGAAGAGCAGATCGCCCGCATCGCGGTGAACCAGTACCGCCTGCCCGGCGTCGACGTGACCGCGCAGTTCGTCCGCCATTACCCGCTGGGCGAGCACTTCGCGCACTCGGTCGGCTACGTCGGGCGGATCAACGAGGCGGAGCTGAAGAAGCTCGACCCGGTGGCCTATTCGGGCACCCACCACATCGGCAAGACCGGCGTGGAGAAATTCTACGAGGATGCGCTGCACGGCACCGTGGGCTACGAGGAAGTCGAGACCAACGCCCGTGGCCGCGTCCTGCGCGTGCTCAAGCGCACCGAACCGGTGTCCGGCCGCGACATCGTGCTGAGCATCGACAGCAAGCTGCAGGCCGCCGCCGAAGCGGCGCTGGCCGGGCGGCGCGGCGCCATCGTGGCGATCCAGCCGTCCACTGGCGACGTGCTGGCCATGGTCAGCCAGCCAAGCTATGACCCCAACCTGTTCGTCACCGGCATCAGCTTCAAGGATTACGCCGCGCTGCGCGATTCCGAGGACCGCCCGCTGTACAACCGCGTGCTGCGCGGCCTGTACCCGCCGGGTTCGACGGTGAAGCCGGCGGTGGCCATCGCCGGTCTCGATGCCGGCGTGGTGACGCCCACCAGCCGCGTGTTCGACCCCGGCTACTACCAGTTGCCGAACTACGACCACAAGTACCGCAACTGGAACCGCACGGGCGACGGCTGGGTGACCCTGGAGACCGCGATCATGCGCTCCAACGACACCTACTTCTACGACCTGGCGCATAAGCTGGGGATCGACCGCCTGCACGACTACATGAGCGAGTTCGGCTTCGGCCAGCGCGTCGCCCTGGACATGTACGGCGAGGCCGAGGGCCTGATGCCGTCCCGCCAGTGGAAGCGCGCCCTGCGCCGGCAGGCCTGGTTCCCCGGCGAAACCCTGATCCTGGGCATCGGCCAGGGCTACATGCAGGCCACGCCGCTGCAGCTGGCGCAGATGACCGCGCTGATCGCCAACCGCGGCAAGTGGATCCGCCCGCACCTGGCCAAGACCATCGACGGCAAGCCGCCGGTCGACGGGGAGCCGATGCCCGATATCGTCCTCAAGGACCCCAACAACTGGAACCTGGTGGACTACGGCATGCAGCAGGTGGTGCACGGCGCCCGCGGTACCGCGCACAAGGTCGGCGCCACCTCGGTCTACCGCATCGCCGGCAAGTCCGGTACCGCGCAGGTGGTGGCGATCAAGCAGGGCGAGAAGTACAACCGCTCCAAGCTGCTCGAACGCCACCGTGACCACGCACTGTTCGTCGGCTTCGCGCCGGCCGACAACCCGCAGATCGCCGTGGCGGTGATGGTGGAGAACGGCGAGTCCGGCTCCGGCGTCGCCGCCCCCGTGCTCAAGGCCGTGACCGATGCCTGGTTGCTCGACGAGAGTGGCAGGCTCAAGCCCGAATACGCACCGCAGGCGACGGCGGAGGCGCCCAAACCATGA